A portion of the Ricinus communis isolate WT05 ecotype wild-type chromosome 10, ASM1957865v1, whole genome shotgun sequence genome contains these proteins:
- the LOC8268200 gene encoding protein EIN4 has protein sequence MLRALAPGLFLITYLMISVSAIDNEFGNCNCDDEGIWSIHSILECQRVSDFLIAVAYFSIPIELLYFISCSNFPFKWVLLQFIAFIVLCGLTHLLNAWTYYGPHSFQLMLSLTIAKFLTALVSCATAITLLTLIPLLLKWKVRELFLKQNVLELDQEVGFMKKQKEASLHVRMLTREIRKSLDKHTILYTTLVELSKTLDLHNCAVWMPNENRTEMNLTHELKPSAKPYHFSILVNDPDVLEIKGSKGVKILRSNSALGAASGGGSEEAGAVAAIRMPMLRVSNFKGGTPELVDTCYAILVLVLPSMNSRGWSFDEMEIVEVVADQVAVALSHASVLEESQIMREKLSEQNRALQQAKKNAMMASQARNSFQKVMSHGMRRPMHSILGLLSMFQDENMSFEQRIIIDTLVKSGNVLSTLINDVMDISVKDNGRFLLEMRPFRLHSMIKEASCLAKCFCVYKGIGFDIDVHSSLPDLVIGDERRAFQVILHMVGHLLNIYDGGGTVIFRVFSESGSEGKNDRMLGMWKSNASEEYVCIKFEIEIREGSSLSDGSISTTHSSGRRQNSDEAKKGLSFSMCKKLVQMMQGNIWISQNSLGFTQSMTLVLRFQIRPSYGRGIYAPGTTSEQPNSNSLFRGLKVILADDDDVNRTVTKKLLGKLGCEVTAVSSGFECLSALTCAENSFGAVILDLQMPEMDGFEVAMRIRKFRSRSWPLIIALTASAEDHIWERCLQMGMNGVIRKPVLLQGMADELRRALQRAGEGL, from the exons ATGTTAAGAGCATTAGCTCCTGGACTTTTTCTAATAACTTATCTTATGATCTCAGTCTCTGCCATCGACAATGAGTTCGGGAATTGTAACTGCGATGATGAGGGTATTTGGAGCATACATAGCATTCTAGAGTGTCAAAGAGTCAGTGATTTCTTGATTGCAGTAGCCTATTTTTCAATTCCTATTGAACTCCTTTACTTCATTAGTTGCTCCAACTTTCCATTTAAATGGGTCCTTCTTCAGTTTATTGCATTTATAGTCCTTTGTGGATTGACACATCTGCTCAATGCCTGGACTTATTACGGTCCACACTCATTTCAATTGATGCTGTCTCTCACCATTGCAAAATTTCTTACTGCTTTGGTTTCATGCGCAACTGCCATTACCCTTTTGACTTTGATTCCTCTTCTTCTCAAATGGAAAGTGAGAGAGCTTTTCTTGAAGCAAAATGTGTTGGAATTAGACCAAGAAGTTGGTTTTATGAAGAAGCAAAAGGAAGCAAGTTTGCACGTTCGGATGCTAACTCGAGAAATCAGGAAGTCGCTTGATAAACATACCATATTGTATACGACTTTAGTTGAGCTTTCGAAAACTTTGGATTTGCATAATTGTGCTGTATGGATGCCAAATGAGAATAGAACAGAGATGAACCTCACCCATGAGTTGAAACCAAGTGCTAAACCTTATCACTTCTCTATCCTCGTCAATGATCCGGATGTATTAGAGATAAAAGGTAGCAAGGGGGTGAAGATTTTAAGGTCAAATTCAGCACTTGGGGCTGCAAGTGGTGGTGGGTCTGAGGAGGCAGGTGCCGTGGCAGCAATTCGGATGCCGATGCTTCGggtttcaaattttaaaggaGGGACGCCTGAATTAGTTGATACTTGCTATGCTATACTGGTTTTGGTTCTTCCAAGCATGAATTCCAGGGGTTGGAGCTTTGACGAAATGGAAATAGTGGAAGTCGTTGCTGATCAGGTGGCTGTTGCTTTATCTCATGCTTCAGTTCTTGAAGAGTCTCAAATTATGAGAGAGAAGCTAAGTGAGCAAAATCGTGCTTTGCAGCAAGCTAAGAAGAATGCAATGATGGCAAGCCAGGCAAGGAACTCATTTCAAAAGGTGATGAGTCATGGAATGAGGAGGCCAATGCACTCAATCTTGGGCCTGCTTTCGATGTTCCAAGATGAGAACATGAGTTTTGAACAGAGGATTATCATTGATACATTGGTAAAATCCGGCAATGTCCTTTCCACTTTGATTAATGATGTCATGGATATTTCAGTGAAGGATAATGGAAGATTCCTATTAGAAATGAGGCCATTCCGGCTACACTCCATGATCAAGGAAGCTTCTTGCCTTGCTAAGTGCTTCTGTGTGTATAAGGGCATTGGTTTTGATATTGATGTTCATAGTTCTTTGCCTGATTTAGTGATAGGAGATGAGCGAAGGGCTTTTCAAGTGATTCTTCATATGGTTGGACATCTTTTGAACATCTATGATGGAGGTGGAACTGTTATATTTCGGGTTTTCTCAGAGAGTGGCAGTGAGGGAAAGAATGATAGAATGTTGGGCATGTGGAAATCAAATGCTTCAGAGGAGTATGTGTGTATAAAGTTTGAGATCGAGATTAGAGAGGGAAGTTCTTTATCAGACGGATCAATCTCAACCACACATTCTTCTGGGAGGAGGCAAAACAGTGATGAAGCTAAAAAAGGCTTGAGCTTCAGTATGTGCAAAAAGCTTGTGCAG ATGATGCAAGGTAATATTTGGATATCTCAGAACTCTCTGGGTTTTACACAAAGCATGACTCTCGTTCTAAGGTTCCAAATCCGGCCTTCTTATGGAAGAGGCATATATGCCCCTGGAACTACCTCAGAACAACCAAATTCCAATTCGTTGTTCAGAGGTCTTAAGGTTATACttgctgatgatgatgatgtgaACAGAACTGTGACCAAGAAGCTGCTCGGGAAGTTAGGTTGTGAAGTGACTGCTGTGTCATCTGGATTTGAATGCCTTAGTGCTCTTACTTGTGCTGAAAATTCTTTCGGAGCAGTTATTTTGGATCTTCAGATGCCAGAAATGGATGGATTCGAAGTGGCAATGAGAATCCGAAAGTTCCGAAGTCGTAGTTGGCCATTGATTATAGCTCTCACTGCAAGTGCTGAGGATCATATTTGGGAGAGATGCCTACAGATGGGAATGAATGGAGTAATTCGAAAACCTGTTCTCTTACAAGGGATGGCCGATGAGCTCCGGAGAGCTCTGCAAAGGGCAGGTGAAGGGTTATAA